In Ischnura elegans chromosome 3, ioIscEleg1.1, whole genome shotgun sequence, the sequence TTCTGGTATGAGTTGACGAGTGAATGGAAGTTCTGTCCAATGCTGCCACGATGATGATTAGTACCTCTGCCTGCAatattttgcaaatgaatgctatttttttctttactccttcGCAAAGAAAAGGCAAATTAAAAGTATAAGCAAATGATAAAATCAGTAGATATGTGGGGTTGAATTGTGAGTGCAACATCACGTATTTTTAATGCAGAAAATATTCACGGGTTAAGATATAGCTTTAGGCAGTTAGTCTGCTGTTAATGATATGAGTGGACTTATGAGACTCATTTGTAAATAATGCCTAGGTGGGTTGAGTGTATTAGTCGATTTGGTCTATAATGAATGAAGATCTTGAAGATGGTGGAACTTCTGGAAGGCCCAGGAGGTATTCTAGCGTACCAATTGCTTTGCTGCCAGAGAATCGAACTTATGGGCGGAAGACCCTTGGTGTTAAGATGAAAACAGGAGAGGGAGATGTAGGTAGTGATCGTGGAGGCAATGATGAGGAAAGTGGAAGTCAAGGCGAAAGCGATAGCGGAGACAGTAGCCCAAGAAGAGTTCGGCATTCCAAAATTTTGAGACACAAGCCATCAGGTGCTCACGTGAAAAGAAAGATTCAGcatgagaagaaaaaagaaattgctCCTTCAGGCCTTGAGTGTAGTGTTTGCCTTGGATCAGGAAGGGATCCATCGGGTAGGCCCTGCAGCTGTAGCATTCCTTCCACATCATTTCCTCCTCTCAGTTCTATCATCGGTTTGCAACAGGTGGCCATTCAGTTAatgcaacagcagcagcaacaacaacaacatcagcAGGAGCAACAGCCATCATCATCGAAAAAGCGTTATACTACCTCACCATCCATTAATCAAACACGCCCCCATGCATGTCCAATATGTGGCCAATGGTTCTTAATGAGAGAAAAGTTGGTACTCCATGAGGTAATGAATCATGGGATGCACCATTGCCGCCACTGTTCAGCTGTTTTCCCTTCCGCTGATGAGGAAGAGGAACACCGTAAAGCCAATCACTTACCTCCTGTTTGTGAAACATGTAAAAGACCTTTCCAGAATGCAGTGGCCTTAGCAAGACATCTCTCAGCCGCACATGATGTTTGTACTTGTCTGTTATGTGGTGTTTTAGTCAGACCTCGGGCTTCATATGCTCTTCATGTGCGTCGCAAACACTTCTGTGTTAGGGAAGACTATGATGATGAAACAGTTGGTGAATGGGGATCTCCTGAAGTTCCGGCTGAAATTGAGGGTGAAATAGAGGAAACTGCGATTTTACCTAATTTAATCGAAGATGCAGATGGTGCATGGTCATTCATGTGTCGGCTTTGTGGTAAAGAGCGCAGGAAAACAGACCTTTTTGGACACTTTTTCTCCTATCATCGCCTCTCACTGCCTTGTTTGGTCGACCTCCTGTGGCAGGAGCTTGGTAGGGTTGTGATAGCCGGTGCTCCTCCTGCCCGTAGTCCAGACAGAGGAGATGATGACGATGAAGAAGAAGACCCTGATGTTATGCCTCCTCCCATACAAACAACATCTAATGTTCGTCAAATAAAGGCAGCATCCACTACTGCTGCTCCATCCACCACTGAGGAAGCATATGAggatgaggaagaggaggaaacatCATGCACTGTTTGTGGTTCTGCTTACCCAACAGAAGGTGATGTGACCACAACTCCAAAGCAGGCACACATGGTATTTTGTTTGAAAAAGCCATTCTGTCGATCTTGTGGTTACACCACTGACTCCGAGGAAGATCTTAATAAACATGCAGACTCAGTTTGCCCATTATCTACTGCCTTGTGGCCTGAACTTGGAGGTGTACCATGTCCTTTCTGTCGTGCTCCTGTTgcagatggtgctagtgggtatGAAAAGCACATGATAACAGAGCACGGGTGGCAACGAACTGGCAATGCAGACCCTCCCATTGTCTGTGATGACCTTATCCGCCCTGGACCAATAGTTACTTGTGCCCTTTGTGGAGAGCAAAGTGGTGTGACCCTGGAGAAAGATATCCATTCACTGTTTGAACATCTGCAAAATCATAGTCTTACTTTAGGACCTGCTCTCTTTACATTGTCTGCTGTAGCTGCTGCTTTAGAACGAGCCGCTGATCCTGCTGCTAAGGATACAGGAATTGATGGGGAAGATCTAAGTATGGGGGAGAAGGGAGAAGAGGGAAATTATGATTCGAGTGATGAGGGAGGATCATCTATTGATTTTGAAGATATGGAAAGTTATGTTGGGGGTATGGACTTCTCAGGGATGGATGCTGGTGAAGATGATGACGATGATATTGTTCCCCCAAATGCTCTTGACACTGACTTAGGAGAGGCTGACATTGACCCGCATGATGTTGAGTTGTTGATAGGGGATGCTAGTAGTGGGGATGAAGATGATACGCTTGTACCTCCTGTGAAGGTAGAGAGAGTGGATGATGCTGTGGCAGGGATTCCTGCTGCTGAAAGTCAGTCATTAGAGCCTCTGGAATGTGAATTATGTCCACGGCAGTTTGACAGTGGAGATGAATACCGCCTCCATCTGCAGGCAGTCCATCGAATGACATTTGGAGGAGCGGAAGAATCAAAAGAAAAGGAAGAGCCCAAAGCCCTCCGATCTCCTCGAGCATGCCGCTTTTGTTCCCTTCAGCTTCAGAGCAGGTGGGAACGAAGTGGTCATGAAGTTGGGGTCCATCAAGAGGAGCGAGAGTCATTTTACAGATGCTATGCTTGTGATGACACCTTTTCAAGCAGGGTAGGTGGATCAAATATTTTCAGTGTGGAATTTTAAGGCATATTTTTTGTTGCTCTGTTTCGTGGTATAGTTGGGGAATTGCCAGTAAGTTAATTATCTATCAATTTTTCTAGGAGGAGGCCTGAATGTTTAAGGTTACCTTGGTGGAAGAATGCTTTACCTTAATTTCAGAGAAATTCACTTGCTCTTTGATTTTAATAGGTTTAGAAGTTTCCtccaaaaaataatttggtaGTTTTGTGGCTCTCAAGTTGAAAAAATGTATGGTGGGATATCCACTAGGTCAGGTTCTCTGTAACAGCCAGTATGTGGATGAATGAGTCTTGCATCAAGATTGAGAGGCCATTTTTGAAGACCTAATCTGATGTAAAGGCCAAGGAGAATATCTTAAAGTTCCCGCTGTCAAGCATTCAATTATCTTGAATTGCTCTTCCTTGATTTTATTATCTTGCTAACAAGGGATTTTTATTGGGTGTTATTTCTACAAGATTCATTGAATGGATTTTAAAATGTTCCTAAATTTGTTTTCATAGCTTAAATTTTAACTCCTGTAAATGATTTTCTCTCATCACAGGTTTGTGTGCGGCGACACTTGGAAGCAGCTCATCCAGATGAATTGCCATATGACAAAAGAATGGTCTTTAAGTGTCGGCGCTGTCTTGTGCTTTTCCCTCGATTAGGTGCCCTGAAAGATCATTCACGAGTTAAACACCCAGGGGCAATTGTGTATAATTGTCGCTTTTGCCCCTCTGTattaaaaacaaggaaaaccCTGAGACAACATGCCAAAGTAAGTCACTCATTTCTCACCCTTAACCGAAATAATATCTTTCCAAAACATCCTTTCCTCTTTATCAAGCTAGTTTCCCTCctcattttttccttcttatttctTTCTCAAATTATATTTTGGCGGTTTCCCatttaccgtatttctctgaatattctTCCCTTTTATTCCCTtctgaatattgtccccccccccctctaattttgaggcttgagtttcaggaaaaaaaatttaaaaatgggtaTGAATGtagtccccctttacttttaccatgggcatttttgaatattcagacaaatacggtatctGTTAACCtatcagtaaaataatattgtgtgCCTGCTATCCCCCATGGCTCAGTCTCTTTACTAGGCACGACTTCCATATCCTGGCAACATACCGTACTATTTTAATTGCCTATGATGATCATCCGGATTTCACTGTGTTGTTTTATTCACAGGTTGTGCATTCTGAATCTCGTCGCCGAGAATGTTCTCTGTGTGGAAAAGTATTGTGGAGTAAGCGTGCGTATGGAATACATTATAGAATGAAGCATAGCAAGACAACTAAAGTAGGTTTCCGATGTCGTATATGTCAGAAGAGATTTGACTCCAAAGATGAAAGGTAggattatacattttttaaattatgtatcttATTACAAAGGAATAATACATAGTTATATAACTATAGTTCTGTTGCGCAGTTGATGAAAGATCTAgtgtaaatttgtttttattgggaaatatgattttttctgaaaaggattttgttttctttcatttaatcacaaatttttttaGTAGGGTTAGGATTGGTATGGGATAGGGTTAGGCTACCTATGGTGTCAGTGACTTCTCTGAGAGTAACAGCTAAGAAATTGTTGGTGTAAAGAAGGGAAGAATTAAAGTCTTTGGAGTATTAAGTATAACCATGCAATCAATTGCTTGGCAAATGATATTTTTGGTTTGGTTTCATAtcctatttttttcgtttttttacttttccttacTATCCGTCCTACCCTTCTCTCTGTTACCTTCTGTTGCCTGTCAAGGGTAGATTTCTCTTTGCCCATGGTTAGTTgctttggaatttttaaattcataacctTTTGATGGTAAGGACCCCAGTAGCCAGTTGAGTCATGAGTTATTTGTTGCATTTGGACTTCTAAATCATTTTACGTACCTTATCCttcttaaaacttatttttttcacaataggAAACTCCATTACCAAATTGACCATGAGAATGAAAGCCCCTACCATTGTCCAGATTGTGGTAAGGGCTTTGCATCAAAATCAGGAATGTATGGTCATCGACAGCTTCACACGGGTACAGGAATATCTCGCTGTGAGCACTGTGGCAAAGAATTTACGGTAGGTGGAATGTTTTGTAGAATGCCTCATGTTGAGGGTTCATTTTAGTTCCCAGTGATACTCTTAGTAATGTAAGATTTATGCTCTACACACCAAAAGCTAAGCTTTGAAATCcctttattttttactaatgcTTTGAAATTCATCCAATGATatattgttgtgtgccgagaAAAGCTCACAGACTAGGGACATAGTTTAACTCAGGTGTTGCGATCTTCATACCTCAGAGGTGGTTGCAAAAAGAAATAGACACCAGTTGTTAAGTGAAGTCCACTTAATTTACAGACATAGGAAAGTACATATTTGTCTTACTCGTTGAAGAACATAGTGACTAGTCGATGAAATAAGGTGTGGCACGATCGGCAAGGTGGTGGTTAACAGAGATGAAGAGCAGCGCGCCGTTGGTCGGCAGAATAGCGAGACAGTGATGACAAAGTTACGGATGGCCAAAGAGACACCGACAGCAAGAGAGAGTGAGAGCCCGTTTCCGGCAGGACATGGGTATATATACCTTTGGTTGTCCTAAAAGCTTCTAGAACATTCTATAGCCCAACCGTTTTGTCAAGAAAGTGGAAAGGGGATTTACATCATATTCTCATGACCTCTACGTCTCAACCTTTTAGTGATTCATTACCCACGCTGAGAAAAGTGCACATAATGATATGACAGGGGGAATACCGACCTCATTAAAAACAGGAAAAAGGTGGTCGCCAGGTCGCAACTCTCAAGCGTCCCTTGACCATAGTTATATAATCATTAGAATCATGGGCATTAGTgtgtagaaatgaaaaaatgtgatttaggCAAACAACAGGTGGCCTCTGCATAGAGCGTGAGAATGAACCTATCTTCCAAACTAAGCTAAGAATAAGAATGGAATTGGGAGAGTGTGGGAATTTTTTAAGAGTAGGGACCAACAGGTGGCTGGTGCATAGCAATATTATCCTATTTCATCCTCTGACTGAATTATTTTGGTGAATGGGCTTAAATCTGTTTTTTGATGGCTAGAGttccatattaaaatatgaatgtggagaaaatttcatggcggactttttaaaatttcttgattttttctctCCCAGTCCCGACCATGCATACAGGAAAACTATGCAATAGAATCTCCAAGTTGCTAACCTCCAGTTCACCGATTCATTTACTATCTAGCCATTCCCCTGGTGTGATTCAGTTTTATGAAGTCCTGTCATTCGGCCATTGACCGTGGAAATGCGGGAGCTTCCCAGTTGGACAGTAAAGAAGGGCTTGGCATTTTCAACCAGAGGGCTTGTGATCGCCTTCTCTCCTTGCCTTTATCAAACTGAAAAACAAGTTAGCTTCCTACTCTAATTCAATAGTCACTTCACATAGCCAAGCCTCAAAATTTTCCTGGGTATGATATCTCTACTTCAACTATCCTCAACTTTTGGATGGCCCTTCCTTTGAAGGAGCAAGGCTAGcataattattcaaatttcatggTTCAACAGTTTCAGGGCCCTGCAAAATTGGGTCTCCTGTGTATTATCATCATTGATCAACAATCCtgacattggtttgacgcagctgccCACTTAATTCAtttgtcagctaatcttttcaaacctccttgtttcttctc encodes:
- the LOC124155998 gene encoding uncharacterized protein LOC124155998 translates to MNEDLEDGGTSGRPRRYSSVPIALLPENRTYGRKTLGVKMKTGEGDVGSDRGGNDEESGSQGESDSGDSSPRRVRHSKILRHKPSGAHVKRKIQHEKKKEIAPSGLECSVCLGSGRDPSGRPCSCSIPSTSFPPLSSIIGLQQVAIQLMQQQQQQQQHQQEQQPSSSKKRYTTSPSINQTRPHACPICGQWFLMREKLVLHEVMNHGMHHCRHCSAVFPSADEEEEHRKANHLPPVCETCKRPFQNAVALARHLSAAHDVCTCLLCGVLVRPRASYALHVRRKHFCVREDYDDETVGEWGSPEVPAEIEGEIEETAILPNLIEDADGAWSFMCRLCGKERRKTDLFGHFFSYHRLSLPCLVDLLWQELGRVVIAGAPPARSPDRGDDDDEEEDPDVMPPPIQTTSNVRQIKAASTTAAPSTTEEAYEDEEEEETSCTVCGSAYPTEGDVTTTPKQAHMVFCLKKPFCRSCGYTTDSEEDLNKHADSVCPLSTALWPELGGVPCPFCRAPVADGASGYEKHMITEHGWQRTGNADPPIVCDDLIRPGPIVTCALCGEQSGVTLEKDIHSLFEHLQNHSLTLGPALFTLSAVAAALERAADPAAKDTGIDGEDLSMGEKGEEGNYDSSDEGGSSIDFEDMESYVGGMDFSGMDAGEDDDDDIVPPNALDTDLGEADIDPHDVELLIGDASSGDEDDTLVPPVKVERVDDAVAGIPAAESQSLEPLECELCPRQFDSGDEYRLHLQAVHRMTFGGAEESKEKEEPKALRSPRACRFCSLQLQSRWERSGHEVGVHQEERESFYRCYACDDTFSSRVCVRRHLEAAHPDELPYDKRMVFKCRRCLVLFPRLGALKDHSRVKHPGAIVYNCRFCPSVLKTRKTLRQHAKVVHSESRRRECSLCGKVLWSKRAYGIHYRMKHSKTTKVGFRCRICQKRFDSKDERKLHYQIDHENESPYHCPDCGKGFASKSGMYGHRQLHTGTGISRCEHCGKEFTRKDSYNEHLLIHNGPRHKCPHCPKEFVQRSNLVRHIRIHTGEKPYKCTHCDKRFSDKGACNSHIRVHTREETCSCPYCGQTFSKKQKLKYHIRKHTGEGLINCEICGKSFTNSFALKEHRVIHNRQTQILCPQCGKGFNSEKYLQRHITIVHEPSNAFPCPLCEKVFSQQSRLRAHLMTHTGLKHMRCLLCDKAYSVRKSLRRHLLEKHHISPEHPHYKRCFHAMSPEEAGLPLLAAARALALGAAAAAAHAATVGGVDVPGSDAVPRGEAEDDDDDDDDDDDEEDDESDGSPDGEGSADPPQPWPVDMTWAGGREAEEGARRGRRGRGRSASRRGEGTTRGRPRRSPGRPRGSRASTVSRASVASSAPRRRGSTTGKKRRVEAIAESLMQNTKGILLGTGEESRDTGTSGGTGEGGDGPIGVAVAGVSGAGPSGNPGLLSIKQEASEGEDGNVVGNNGVEEDERRKSQVSDMGAHWLAGE